A portion of the Bacillus sp. es.034 genome contains these proteins:
- a CDS encoding PAS domain S-box protein has protein sequence MTEVQMADTLVIFINIALSVLLSAGCSYLALKEAFKRNGQKQVFNKKELWLPSFIYTIFYCLLHASVTWMVSYDIFIQRFVYFAPIFIVVCFFSIFLSLRLFQDVNTDKVHFIKGGFIFSLIMMAGNFATYTGLIYPHIEFKPMYIGLTILMTLGVTFPFFRMLLQLNNQESSSYRGKTHVFWSFIMGLGFSGLTYLTAYSLLSPEKYGPQLSRVENNQMLPFIIEMGILLALWFIPDHLANDMHKKQMKDIYEKEQEYRSLYQNNLSAIFTYNRDAIIIEANNRAAEMTGYPIDMMIGQRFHSYVMEKDLDQIQTAFRKSLIGEASKFEMAFPHRKGHIMSIQVIVVPIHLNGEVTGAHVLATDITEAIRDKEQIQYLAYHDELTGLPNRRYFNEEFEKKVQEGHEQMALSDTGF, from the coding sequence TTGACAGAGGTACAAATGGCTGATACTCTAGTGATTTTTATAAATATAGCTTTAAGCGTTCTATTATCGGCCGGCTGCAGCTATCTGGCGTTGAAGGAAGCGTTCAAGCGAAATGGTCAAAAGCAGGTTTTCAACAAAAAGGAATTATGGCTTCCTTCCTTTATTTATACGATTTTTTACTGCCTGCTTCACGCTTCTGTGACGTGGATGGTTTCATATGATATCTTCATCCAGCGGTTCGTCTATTTCGCCCCGATTTTTATCGTGGTTTGCTTTTTCAGCATTTTTCTTTCTCTGCGTCTTTTTCAGGACGTGAATACGGATAAGGTGCACTTCATCAAGGGAGGATTCATTTTTTCCCTGATCATGATGGCAGGGAATTTTGCCACGTATACGGGGCTGATTTATCCTCATATAGAATTCAAACCGATGTACATAGGACTGACGATTCTGATGACACTTGGCGTGACGTTTCCTTTTTTTCGGATGCTCCTGCAGCTTAATAATCAGGAAAGCAGTTCGTATCGAGGGAAAACGCACGTATTCTGGAGCTTCATTATGGGGCTGGGTTTCTCAGGTCTTACCTATCTGACGGCTTATTCCCTGCTTTCACCGGAGAAGTATGGACCGCAGCTTTCCCGGGTGGAAAACAATCAGATGCTTCCTTTTATCATTGAAATGGGCATCCTGCTGGCTCTTTGGTTCATTCCGGACCATTTGGCCAATGATATGCATAAAAAACAGATGAAGGATATTTACGAGAAGGAACAGGAATACAGATCCCTATATCAGAATAATCTTTCAGCCATTTTCACCTATAACCGAGATGCCATCATTATAGAGGCCAATAACAGGGCGGCGGAAATGACAGGCTACCCTATCGACATGATGATCGGACAAAGGTTCCATTCGTATGTCATGGAAAAGGATCTGGATCAGATCCAGACCGCATTCCGAAAATCCCTGATTGGGGAGGCGTCAAAATTCGAAATGGCCTTCCCCCACCGGAAAGGGCACATCATGTCCATTCAGGTCATCGTGGTGCCGATTCATCTCAACGGGGAAGTGACGGGTGCCCATGTCCTGGCGACGGATATTACAGAAGCGATCCGTGACAAGGAGCAAATCCAGTATCTCGCCTATCATGATGAACTGACAGGATTACCGAATCGTCGCTATTTCAATGAAGAGTTCGAGAAAAAAGTTCAGGAGGGTCACGAGCAGATGGCCCTCTCGGACACCGGATTCTGA
- a CDS encoding SCO family protein produces MGVKSMISIVALGFLLLAGCQGQDVEESFPMKVEVGDLPAVDQNGEKTSLAALNKGKVVVADFIFTNCDTVCLPMTANMAKLQKKIEEAGLDEDVQLVSISVDPEHDTPDVLKEYSSRYEFDAGNWIFLTGYTRDEIEHFANVSFKTPAAKVEGSDQFVHGTSFYLVSENGVLLKQYEGVSNPPYEEMIEDIERLK; encoded by the coding sequence GTGGGTGTAAAGTCTATGATTTCTATTGTCGCCTTGGGTTTTCTGTTATTGGCTGGGTGTCAGGGTCAGGATGTGGAGGAGTCGTTTCCGATGAAGGTGGAGGTTGGGGATTTGCCTGCCGTTGATCAGAATGGGGAGAAGACATCGCTTGCCGCTCTCAATAAAGGGAAGGTCGTGGTAGCCGATTTTATTTTTACGAATTGTGATACGGTCTGTCTGCCGATGACCGCGAATATGGCTAAGCTTCAGAAGAAGATTGAGGAGGCTGGATTGGATGAAGATGTCCAATTGGTTTCGATCAGCGTCGATCCGGAGCATGACACGCCCGATGTGCTTAAGGAATACAGCAGCCGGTATGAATTCGATGCCGGAAACTGGATCTTCCTGACGGGATACACCCGGGATGAGATTGAACACTTCGCTAATGTGTCGTTTAAAACTCCTGCGGCAAAGGTCGAGGGATCGGACCAATTTGTGCACGGGACCTCTTTTTATCTGGTGAGTGAGAACGGCGTATTATTGAAGCAGTACGAAGGCGTGTCGAATCCCCCTTATGAGGAAATGATTGAAGATATTGAGCGATTGAAGTGA
- a CDS encoding aliphatic sulfonate ABC transporter substrate-binding protein, protein MKKTFLLLTIFFTFLGVLAGCGTEKSSGADVSKKVVIGYFPNINHVPAMVAKDKGFYEKELGDGTKVEYKTFPDGSSFMTALKTGDIDAGLVGPGPAMNNYMTGADVKIIGGGSTGGTVVLASKESGVKSVEDFAGKSFITPAVGCTHDVQVETFLGEHGIESQRIGGTMKHVTGNPAQYANMLKSGKVDIAVAPEPWAAVIQQETGANIIIDHDEISFGKTLPASVLVASGKSVKENPDTIQKIVDAHKEATSFIEENPEEAKEITIKDVKEVTGQELSKEVVDQAWERIGFTYKVDSDAVQAFADSSYELKFLKEKPEFTDLIDKQFID, encoded by the coding sequence ATGAAAAAAACGTTTTTACTACTCACCATTTTCTTCACATTCCTTGGGGTTCTCGCCGGATGCGGGACAGAAAAAAGTTCGGGTGCGGACGTCAGCAAAAAAGTCGTTATCGGCTACTTCCCGAATATTAACCACGTACCGGCCATGGTTGCGAAAGACAAAGGATTTTATGAAAAAGAGCTGGGAGACGGCACGAAGGTGGAATACAAAACGTTTCCGGATGGTTCTTCGTTCATGACCGCCTTGAAAACAGGTGACATCGATGCGGGTCTTGTAGGACCGGGTCCAGCGATGAATAACTATATGACCGGCGCGGACGTGAAAATCATCGGGGGCGGATCTACGGGAGGAACCGTGGTTCTTGCGAGTAAGGAAAGCGGCGTGAAATCCGTAGAAGATTTTGCAGGCAAATCTTTCATCACTCCGGCAGTCGGTTGTACCCATGATGTACAGGTGGAAACGTTCCTCGGCGAGCACGGGATCGAGTCCCAGCGCATCGGGGGTACGATGAAGCACGTAACAGGGAACCCTGCACAGTATGCGAACATGCTGAAATCCGGAAAAGTCGACATCGCCGTCGCTCCTGAACCTTGGGCAGCCGTGATTCAACAGGAAACAGGCGCCAACATCATCATCGATCATGATGAAATTTCCTTCGGGAAAACACTTCCTGCTTCCGTACTCGTTGCGTCAGGAAAATCCGTAAAAGAAAATCCGGACACGATTCAAAAGATAGTGGATGCCCATAAAGAAGCGACTTCATTTATAGAAGAAAATCCTGAAGAAGCGAAAGAGATCACGATCAAAGACGTAAAAGAAGTCACCGGCCAGGAACTAAGTAAAGAAGTCGTCGACCAGGCATGGGAACGAATCGGATTCACCTACAAAGTGGATTCAGACGCCGTCCAGGCATTCGCCGACTCCTCCTACGAACTCAAATTCCTGAAAGAAAAACCAGAATTCACCGATCTCATCGACAAACAATTCATCGACTAA
- a CDS encoding ABC transporter permease, with protein sequence MNTALKRIIFFALIIGLWESGSRLGFWTEIILPSPTSVFHALYTGIADQTLIIDLIASFKRLFIGLGISLVIGTSIGVLLAKSKTADDTLGSLLLAFQSVPSIVWLPLAIMWFGLNEKAVIFVVILGGTFVMALNIRMGIKNVSPLFLKAAQTMGSRGLDLFIRVIFPASIPYVVTGSRLAWAFAWRALMAGELLSTGPGLGYTLRYASDFGDMSLVIAVMIIIGVIGAIVDQLLFQRIEKSVIKRWGLES encoded by the coding sequence ATGAACACAGCTCTTAAACGCATCATCTTCTTTGCCCTCATCATCGGCCTTTGGGAATCCGGGTCACGATTGGGATTCTGGACGGAAATCATCCTTCCATCGCCTACATCCGTTTTCCATGCCCTCTACACAGGCATTGCCGATCAGACCCTGATCATCGATCTGATCGCGAGCTTCAAACGGCTTTTCATCGGCCTTGGGATTTCATTAGTCATCGGCACAAGCATCGGCGTGCTTCTGGCAAAATCTAAAACCGCCGACGATACGCTCGGATCATTACTTCTCGCATTTCAAAGTGTACCGAGCATCGTCTGGCTGCCCTTGGCCATCATGTGGTTCGGGCTCAATGAAAAAGCCGTCATATTCGTTGTCATCCTCGGGGGAACATTTGTCATGGCCCTGAATATCCGGATGGGGATCAAAAACGTCTCCCCCCTCTTTTTGAAAGCCGCACAAACAATGGGCTCGAGAGGATTGGACTTATTCATCCGGGTCATCTTCCCGGCGTCGATCCCCTATGTGGTCACCGGATCGCGCCTTGCCTGGGCATTCGCCTGGCGGGCACTGATGGCAGGCGAACTCCTAAGTACCGGTCCGGGTCTTGGATACACGCTCCGCTACGCTTCGGATTTCGGTGATATGAGCCTTGTGATCGCCGTCATGATCATCATCGGTGTCATCGGGGCCATCGTCGATCAATTGCTTTTCCAGCGCATCGAGAAATCCGTCATCAAGCGCTGGGGATTGGAATCATAA
- a CDS encoding ABC transporter ATP-binding protein, with amino-acid sequence MFIEINHLNKQYLDKTGRPTEVLKEINLGIDKGEFVSILGPSGCGKSTLLSIVAGLTNSTSGEVLVDGNQIKKPGKDRGMVFQQAALFPWLNVRDNVTFPLKKEMSKKEARAQAAKYLHMVQLGNYQDHYPHELSGGMQQRVAIARALSMNPEILLMDEPFGALDEQTRSRLHHQLETIWMETKKTVLFVTHSISESIKLSDRIIVMGTRPGTILADIKVDLPRPRDAHKEEMVKIEEHIMSYLKKEIDKVISEELAYEHSS; translated from the coding sequence ATGTTCATCGAGATCAATCATTTAAATAAGCAATATCTTGATAAGACGGGTAGGCCCACTGAAGTGTTAAAAGAGATCAATCTCGGGATTGATAAGGGTGAATTCGTCTCCATCCTGGGACCATCGGGTTGCGGGAAGTCCACCCTCCTTTCGATTGTGGCTGGATTGACCAATTCTACATCCGGAGAAGTCCTTGTTGACGGAAATCAGATCAAGAAACCCGGAAAAGACCGGGGCATGGTTTTCCAGCAGGCTGCGCTGTTCCCGTGGCTGAATGTCCGGGACAATGTGACGTTCCCTTTGAAAAAAGAAATGTCCAAGAAAGAAGCAAGAGCCCAGGCCGCCAAATACTTACATATGGTCCAGCTCGGAAACTATCAGGATCATTATCCTCATGAGCTGTCCGGAGGGATGCAGCAGAGGGTTGCCATCGCCCGTGCCCTTTCCATGAACCCGGAGATTCTTCTGATGGATGAACCATTCGGCGCCTTGGATGAACAGACCCGCTCCCGTCTCCATCACCAGCTTGAAACGATTTGGATGGAAACAAAGAAGACCGTCCTGTTCGTCACTCACAGTATTTCGGAGTCTATCAAGCTATCAGACAGGATCATCGTCATGGGGACCCGGCCCGGAACGATTTTGGCGGATATCAAAGTGGATCTCCCTCGTCCACGGGATGCCCATAAGGAAGAAATGGTAAAAATCGAAGAACATATCATGAGCTATTTAAAGAAGGAAATCGACAAAGTGATAAGTGAGGAATTGGCCTATGAACACAGCTCTTAA
- a CDS encoding Glu/Leu/Phe/Val dehydrogenase: protein MISQTRDIVQKSLDALLEDQSFLPEVKGENRKKAFTSLTSILSTPNHVHKSYLRIPLDDEKVVRIPAFRVQHNNALGPYKGGIRFHESVNEEEVVNLASLMTLKNALHDVPFGGGKGGIILNPREYSEKELHLIARKYVQYFSDILGPDKDIPAPDMGSGDREMDWMMAEYKSIRPGLPYRGSFTGKSVVNGGSLGRREATGKGVFFTFRYLIHDFVKEQKSLLTKTDNVFAKTALDYEDRPLTIAVQGFGNVGSVAALEAHQSTHLQNKVVAVSDRNVTLYNADGLDIPALVEFTMKNKGDLPTENGQLKEIGVKAEIQERDQVLYLDVDVLMLAALEDQVHKDNVGKVKARIIVEGANAPITTEADSYLSDKGVIIIPDILANAGGVIVSYFEWLQGRETQFYTEEEVFNLLYNKMKSTLDTVLPLFFGDPFPLRQNCYIHSVMKLSTVLYRQGKLY from the coding sequence TTGATCAGCCAAACGAGAGATATCGTTCAGAAATCACTGGATGCGTTACTAGAGGATCAGTCATTTTTACCGGAAGTGAAAGGTGAAAACCGAAAGAAAGCGTTTACGTCATTGACGTCGATCCTGTCGACGCCGAATCACGTACATAAATCGTATTTGCGGATTCCGCTGGATGACGAGAAGGTCGTCCGGATCCCGGCGTTCCGGGTTCAGCATAACAATGCCCTTGGCCCGTATAAGGGAGGGATCCGTTTTCATGAGTCGGTGAATGAAGAAGAAGTCGTGAACCTGGCATCATTGATGACGTTGAAGAATGCCCTGCACGATGTCCCGTTCGGAGGGGGAAAAGGCGGGATCATCCTGAATCCCCGGGAGTATTCCGAGAAGGAGCTTCATTTGATTGCGAGGAAATATGTGCAGTATTTCAGTGATATCCTCGGACCTGATAAGGATATACCGGCTCCTGATATGGGATCCGGTGATCGGGAAATGGACTGGATGATGGCTGAGTACAAGAGCATTCGTCCCGGGTTGCCTTATAGAGGAAGCTTTACCGGGAAAAGCGTCGTGAATGGCGGGTCCCTTGGCCGACGGGAGGCGACGGGGAAAGGCGTGTTCTTTACATTCCGTTACCTCATCCATGATTTCGTGAAGGAGCAGAAGAGCCTGCTGACGAAGACGGATAATGTATTTGCGAAAACGGCCCTTGATTATGAGGACAGACCTTTGACGATCGCCGTCCAGGGATTCGGGAACGTCGGGTCGGTTGCGGCCCTTGAAGCTCATCAGTCCACTCATCTGCAAAATAAAGTGGTGGCGGTAAGTGACCGGAACGTGACGCTATACAATGCAGATGGTCTTGATATTCCGGCACTGGTCGAGTTCACGATGAAGAATAAGGGTGACCTGCCGACAGAAAATGGGCAGCTGAAGGAAATAGGCGTAAAGGCGGAAATTCAAGAGCGTGATCAGGTCCTGTATTTGGACGTGGACGTTCTGATGCTCGCTGCCCTTGAAGATCAAGTGCACAAAGACAATGTAGGGAAAGTGAAAGCAAGAATCATCGTGGAAGGGGCGAACGCGCCAATCACGACTGAAGCGGATTCGTACTTGAGTGATAAGGGGGTCATCATCATCCCCGACATCCTCGCCAATGCCGGCGGTGTCATCGTCTCCTACTTCGAGTGGCTGCAGGGAAGGGAAACACAGTTCTACACAGAGGAAGAAGTCTTCAACCTCCTCTACAACAAAATGAAATCCACCCTGGACACCGTCCTGCCCCTATTCTTCGGAGACCCATTCCCACTCCGGCAGAACTGCTACATCCACTCCGTCATGAAACTCTCGACGGTCCTATATCGACAAGGGAAACTGTATTAA
- a CDS encoding DUF1659 domain-containing protein — protein MATADLKSTKIRLAYNDGQDEKGKPKFAYKSYSYINALASADEMNSAALSIASLSSKVLFNVEKLQSFDINE, from the coding sequence ATGGCAACAGCGGATCTGAAGTCGACGAAAATTCGACTCGCTTACAATGACGGCCAGGATGAGAAAGGAAAGCCTAAGTTCGCGTACAAGTCGTACAGCTACATCAACGCGCTGGCATCAGCCGATGAAATGAACAGTGCAGCTTTATCCATTGCGAGTCTTTCATCCAAAGTGCTTTTCAACGTTGAGAAGCTCCAGAGTTTTGACATTAATGAGTAA
- a CDS encoding DUF2922 domain-containing protein translates to MAKVLELEFKTETGKSAKLSINDPIEPIDTVAVKAAMDNLITTNVFASATGAFVSVEGARVVERNVTDYDVM, encoded by the coding sequence ATGGCAAAAGTATTGGAACTGGAATTTAAAACCGAGACGGGGAAGTCAGCGAAGTTATCCATTAATGACCCGATCGAGCCGATCGATACAGTGGCAGTGAAAGCCGCGATGGACAACCTGATTACGACCAATGTATTTGCAAGTGCGACGGGTGCATTTGTGAGCGTGGAAGGTGCCCGGGTGGTGGAACGTAATGTGACGGATTATGATGTGATGTAA
- a CDS encoding cellobiose phosphorylase, with amino-acid sequence MHSHIQVTSGDLQFDFLKTGDLFTVTHKQNMINQLVTNPIDGSLNNLYLRIHEPSGIHSIPLIGVKSSSIVQFAESQVKWTGTYETISYEVTFTLTGMGIWFWDVKLDGTDAEVDVIYGQDLGLADIGAVRSNEAYMSQYIDHKVFQDEEKGYVLCSRQNQPQSSGFPYIQQGSLRGTIGYSTDGFQFYGLTYKDTNEPEALKSATLANEVYQYEFAYTALQSEKIRLNGSTHIVFYGAFKENHETAISSLEFQEEIEAAWQEAEQVHSEFAPLKEQVRLNPEFGKPLSSLSMTEEEVSAYFPARRNEEREGDSLLSFFTETHEHVVLKEKELMTERPHGHILMSGKNHQLKEDTITTTSFMYGLFNSQLVVGNTSFNKMMTNQRNHLNVMKTSGQRIYIEIAGSYRLLAMPSMFELGFNYARWYYKTADDTIIVTNYTVVDSPEVRLHVESKNKQHHRYLVTNQVTMNNHEYEVGFHVEKEANGLMISADRQSESSEVFPQLCYRMNVDGASIEVGNEERMAHNVEQHSASLIVIDISETSEWKMTIQGLIDGEEQPFKTREITEEIEKYRAYYHKVMNGFRLSLGDDIPAELEKVNSLAWWYTHNMLVHYSVPHGLEQYGGAAWGTRDVCQGPTEYFMATQNYQSVKEIIQTVYSHQYEDDGNWPQWFMFDRYYKFQQDDSHGDIIVWPLKVVGDYIAATNDYSILNERIPYTQRNGFGFTEEKETLLHHIQKEISYIKDNFLHDTFLSSYGDGDWDDTLQPANAQLKKYMASSWTVALTYQVLEKLATVLDGTFDQEAQEISALAQGIQRDFNTYILKDEVIPGFVYMEEPGNPEFMVHPTDTKTGIHYRLLPMNRSIISELFTPEQADAHYHLVKEHLYCPDGVRLMNRPAKYEGGVSTHFKRAEQASNFGREIGLQYVHAHIRYVEAMAKLGKTDEVWNGLQIINPIGLKDVVPNAERRQSNAYFSSSDGKFSTRYEAQERFSELRDGSVPVKGGWRIYSSGPGIYMNQLISNCLGIRQEGEDWVIDPVLPDNLNGLRMDFEIMNRPVTFVYHLGDPDSKRVVVNGEEARFESLSNRYRSGGIKLKQQELEKWLHEEANTIEVYV; translated from the coding sequence ATGCATTCACATATTCAAGTAACATCAGGGGATCTTCAATTTGATTTTTTAAAAACCGGTGACCTTTTCACCGTCACACATAAACAGAATATGATCAATCAGTTAGTGACAAACCCGATCGATGGCTCACTCAATAATCTCTATCTGCGCATTCATGAGCCTTCAGGAATCCACTCCATCCCTCTAATCGGGGTGAAGTCATCAAGCATCGTTCAGTTCGCTGAATCACAGGTCAAATGGACGGGAACATATGAAACGATTTCATACGAAGTCACGTTCACCCTAACAGGAATGGGCATATGGTTCTGGGATGTGAAACTTGATGGGACGGATGCTGAAGTAGACGTCATTTACGGACAGGACCTCGGTCTTGCAGACATTGGGGCCGTTCGTTCAAACGAAGCCTATATGTCACAGTACATCGACCATAAAGTGTTCCAGGATGAAGAGAAAGGCTACGTCCTTTGCTCCCGGCAAAACCAGCCCCAATCAAGTGGATTCCCCTATATTCAACAGGGATCCCTCAGAGGGACAATCGGCTACTCAACGGACGGGTTTCAATTTTATGGACTGACATATAAAGATACGAACGAACCTGAAGCGTTAAAAAGTGCCACCCTTGCAAATGAAGTCTATCAATATGAGTTTGCTTATACAGCGCTACAATCAGAAAAAATACGACTGAACGGGTCGACGCATATTGTTTTCTACGGGGCCTTCAAAGAAAATCATGAAACCGCCATTTCTTCACTGGAATTTCAGGAAGAAATAGAAGCCGCATGGCAAGAAGCGGAACAGGTTCATTCTGAATTCGCTCCATTAAAAGAGCAAGTACGTTTGAACCCGGAATTCGGTAAGCCACTTTCTTCTCTATCCATGACTGAGGAAGAAGTCAGCGCCTATTTCCCTGCCAGACGTAATGAAGAGCGCGAAGGAGATTCACTCCTCTCCTTCTTCACTGAAACCCATGAACATGTCGTATTGAAAGAAAAAGAATTGATGACGGAAAGACCCCATGGCCATATTCTGATGTCAGGAAAGAACCATCAACTGAAAGAAGATACCATCACCACCACTTCATTCATGTATGGATTATTCAATTCACAGCTCGTTGTCGGCAACACGTCCTTCAACAAAATGATGACGAATCAACGAAATCATCTGAACGTGATGAAAACATCGGGTCAGCGGATTTACATCGAAATTGCTGGATCGTATCGATTACTTGCCATGCCATCCATGTTTGAACTTGGATTCAACTATGCCCGCTGGTACTATAAAACGGCTGATGATACGATCATCGTCACCAACTATACCGTTGTGGACTCTCCTGAAGTCAGGCTTCATGTCGAATCAAAAAACAAGCAGCACCACCGCTACCTTGTCACCAATCAGGTCACGATGAACAACCATGAATATGAAGTCGGGTTTCATGTGGAAAAAGAGGCAAACGGGTTGATGATCTCGGCAGACCGCCAGTCAGAGAGCAGTGAGGTTTTCCCGCAGTTATGCTACCGGATGAACGTGGACGGCGCTTCCATTGAAGTGGGCAACGAAGAGAGAATGGCTCATAATGTTGAACAACATTCTGCCTCCTTGATTGTCATCGATATAAGTGAAACGTCCGAATGGAAGATGACGATCCAGGGATTGATCGACGGGGAAGAGCAACCGTTTAAGACACGGGAGATAACGGAAGAAATCGAAAAGTATCGTGCCTATTATCATAAGGTCATGAACGGATTCAGGCTATCCTTAGGCGACGATATTCCTGCAGAACTGGAAAAAGTGAACTCCCTCGCCTGGTGGTACACACATAACATGCTCGTTCATTATTCCGTTCCCCACGGATTGGAACAATACGGCGGAGCAGCCTGGGGAACCCGTGATGTGTGCCAGGGGCCGACAGAATACTTTATGGCGACTCAAAATTATCAATCGGTTAAAGAAATCATTCAAACCGTCTACTCCCATCAGTATGAAGATGACGGTAACTGGCCGCAATGGTTCATGTTTGACCGGTACTATAAATTCCAACAAGACGACAGCCACGGGGATATCATCGTCTGGCCGCTGAAAGTCGTCGGCGACTACATTGCAGCTACGAACGATTACAGCATTCTGAACGAAAGGATCCCCTATACACAACGGAACGGATTTGGTTTTACTGAGGAAAAAGAAACACTGCTTCACCACATTCAAAAAGAAATCTCCTATATCAAGGACAATTTCCTCCATGACACGTTCTTGTCTTCCTATGGTGATGGAGATTGGGACGATACCCTGCAGCCCGCCAACGCTCAATTGAAGAAATATATGGCGAGCAGCTGGACCGTCGCCCTCACCTATCAGGTGCTTGAGAAACTGGCAACCGTTCTTGATGGTACATTTGACCAGGAGGCGCAGGAGATCAGCGCATTGGCTCAGGGAATACAGAGGGATTTCAACACCTACATTCTGAAGGATGAGGTCATCCCCGGGTTTGTTTATATGGAAGAGCCGGGGAATCCAGAGTTCATGGTGCATCCGACAGATACAAAGACCGGTATTCATTACCGCCTTCTACCCATGAACCGGAGCATCATTTCAGAGTTATTCACACCGGAACAAGCGGACGCACATTACCATTTGGTCAAGGAGCATCTCTACTGCCCCGATGGTGTGCGGCTGATGAACCGTCCCGCCAAGTATGAAGGTGGAGTAAGTACACACTTTAAACGTGCCGAGCAGGCTTCGAATTTCGGACGTGAAATCGGACTTCAATACGTACATGCTCATATCCGCTATGTGGAAGCGATGGCGAAGCTGGGGAAAACGGATGAAGTATGGAATGGATTGCAAATCATCAATCCGATCGGACTGAAAGACGTCGTGCCGAATGCCGAAAGAAGACAAAGCAATGCGTACTTCAGCAGCTCTGACGGTAAATTCAGTACCCGCTATGAAGCACAGGAACGGTTCAGCGAACTCCGTGACGGAAGTGTACCAGTCAAAGGCGGATGGAGAATCTACTCAAGCGGTCCTGGAATCTATATGAACCAGCTGATTTCAAATTGTTTGGGTATTCGTCAGGAAGGGGAAGATTGGGTCATCGATCCTGTCTTACCAGACAACCTCAACGGATTGAGAATGGACTTCGAGATCATGAATCGCCCTGTCACCTTCGTTTATCACCTTGGCGATCCTGATTCAAAACGAGTTGTGGTGAACGGGGAGGAAGCACGATTTGAATCCCTGTCCAACCGATACCGTTCAGGCGGGATCAAATTGAAGCAGCAGGAACTTGAAAAATGGCTTCATGAGGAAGCAAATACGATTGAAGTATATGTATAA